A window of Fusarium oxysporum Fo47 chromosome II, complete sequence genomic DNA:
TAAGTTCCGGGTCATAGAAATTGTTAACAAACTGCTCGGCCGGCTGAGTCTGATAAGGCACATATGCCGAGCTCGGCTGCGGCTCAGCAGTGACATCGCTCCTAGGGGTTTCCGCAACATCCTTCGGAGACTTGGATCCAGCTTTCCATCGCAGCGGCTTTTGATACCCAGGACATGGGATACCTAGTCTCACACAGCGCGAACACGCAGGCTTGGATTCATCGCATTTGAGCTATTTAGGGGTCAGGCAAGGTTCGGATGAGCGGGAGGGGTAGCCATACTCTCTTGGATTTGCAAACGGCACAGCCAGTACGTGATCTGGTGATTGTTTTTGGTGCTGGTGCGTATGATGAGGACAGCATGACGACCCGTTTGGATGTATCCGCGTTGACGAGTGGAGATGGCAAGGTGCAGATAGATGGAGTGATGTGGAGTTATGAGGGGCTGTCATCACGTGACGATACTAGTGTCCGGATATGGGACTCGGCTTCAGCCTCGAGGTAACATTCCAGCGTGTAAACCATTGTGTACTATAATGCTATGAACTAATTCCTAATAATGCTGTCTATGAGTTATGGGTTGGTTCGGCGACCCAGAGGACAATCAAAAAGCATATATGTTTCGTGATGAACTACTAGTTCTAAAGTGGAACTCAGCCTAGATATATCCGTCCCCTAAGTCTCCAAGACATCCCGGCTTTCCTAAGCAAACCTGTCTCATCATAATATTACTAAAATCGTACATTCACTGCTCGAGAATTCCTTCTCTTATCTTTTCCAGCTCACTTCATATCCGATCCGAAGCAATGGATAATATTCCCAAGGAAATCGCCATCGCATATCGTTCCCGAGACTCACGATGCTCCACCAATCCTTACCAAACTCGGTACAAATTAGAGAAGGAAATCAATACCATAAACGGAAGTCCTAAGCAAATGCTATGCTATGGCTACGGCACAGGATCACGGCTACTGTCACCTGGCCTTGGTTATCTGAAGACATGTTTGCCGAGGGGCCCGGGTTTCACTTCACCTATGTTTTGCGAAGGGAGCCCACGCTTTGATGTTTCTCCAGCATCGAATTCTTATCAATCATGGCTGTTACTAtaccaagttcttctttCAAGGTGGCTCTCGTACAGATGAAGCCAAAGGTCAGCGACCAACATACAATTCTTTTATGTGACTGACACTTACATGTTCAATAGCCCCTTGATGCTGAACATAACTTTGCACATGCTGCCGAGCAGATCCATATCGCTGCTGACCAGGGTGCTGCACTAGCGGTACTGCCAGAATACCATCTTACAGGATGGGTCCCCGAAGAGCCATCTTTCGCACTCTCCCCGGAGGACGCTGGTAAATATCGAAAGAAATACCAAGACCTCGCCGCCGAGCTTCATATCAATATTTGTGCTGGCACATTTGTTTCCCAGGCCCCTAAACCTGATGACCAACAAAATGCTGGTGCCCGACCCACGTTGTTGAATACGTCGGACTTCATCGACCACAACGGAAACCTCCTTGGCACTTACACAAAGACCAACCTCTGGATACCAGAGCGACATACGTTAACATCCTTTGTCGATCATGCTAGAAATATATCCAAAGATGATTACGCTGCCCCCAATCCCCACCAAGTCATCGACACCCCTCTCGGCCGAGTCGGTATCCTCGTCTGCTGGGATCTTGCCTTCCCAGAAGCCTTCAGACAGCTCGTTCTCGCGGGCGCCAAGATCATTATAATTCCTTCGTACTGGACGGCGCTTGATATGTGCAAAGATGGTCTTGCATATAACGCCGACTGCGAGAGGATGTTCATCCAGTCTGCCCTGGTAACCAGGGCATTCGAGAACACCGCCGCTGTTATTTATTGCAATGCTGGTGGACCGGCGGCAGagggcttctttggctgcAGTCAAGTTACACTACC
This region includes:
- a CDS encoding carbon-nitrogen hydrolase, whose amino-acid sequence is MAVTIPSSSFKVALVQMKPKPLDAEHNFAHAAEQIHIAADQGAALAVLPEYHLTGWVPEEPSFALSPEDAGKYRKKYQDLAAELHINICAGTFVSQAPKPDDQQNAGARPTLLNTSDFIDHNGNLLGTYTKTNLWIPERHTLTSFVDHARNISKDDYAAPNPHQVIDTPLGRVGILVCWDLAFPEAFRQLVLAGAKIIIIPSYWTALDMCKDGLAYNADCERMFIQSALVTRAFENTAAVIYCNAGGPAAEGFFGCSQVTLPIVGTVPGSFTDGEVAMRILDVDMRTVDIAERNYQIRQDLAREDWHYGYLKNTVARL